The Parcubacteria group bacterium genome includes the window CACGGCATGATTCTCGTGACCGGGCCAACCGGCTCCGGCAAGACGACCACCTTGTACACCATGATGCACATTTTGAATACCCCGAAGGTGAACATCTCAACCATTGAGGACCCCATTGAGTACCGCATGCCCCGCATCAACCAGTCCCAGGTAAACCCCAAGATTGAATTCACGTTCGCGCGCGGGCTTCGCGCACTGTTGCGGCAGGACCCAAACATCATCATGGTCGGCGAGATTCGCGACTCGGAGACCGCGAACATTGCCGTGAACGCGGCCATGACCGGGCATTTGGTGCTCTCCACCTTGCACACCAATGACGCGCCCACCACGCTCCCCCGCTTGGTTGACATGGGTATTGAGCCGTTCCTGGTTTCAACCACCGTAAACGTGATCATGGCCCAGCGGTTGGTGCGCAAGCTCTGCAAGCACTGCCTCACCAGCTACACCATGACTGCTGATGAGGTGAAGAGGCTGGAAAAGGACCACGGCATTAACCTGGCAACACTCATGGCGCTCGTGTCCAAGGCAGAGGGAGACCAAACGGGCGCCGAAGACGTCGGGGCCATCCTGTTCTTTAAGGGCAAGGGCTGCAACAAATGCGGGGGACAAGGCTACAAGGGCAGAATCGGGATTTACGAAGTCCTGCCCATGACCGATTCCATGAAGCACCTGGTGTCAAGCGGGGCCACTTCCCAAGAGATCCATGACGAAGCGCGCAAAGCAGGCATGATCACCATCCTGGAAGACGGGTTCTTGAAAGCCAAGCAGGGCATTACGAGCATTGAGGAAGTGTTGAGGGTCACTAAAGAGTAAGCTGATGGAAGAACAAACAACCACTGAAAATGCGCCCTTGAAAACCGGCGCGCACAAGAAGATTGAGCAGAATTCCGGAACGTCCACCGGAGCTTTTGAAGCGCTTGAGCAAAAGATTTTAAATCCCCAGGGAATCAACGCCAAGTTTGACAAGTGGACTGATTTCGCGCGCGCGGTCAAGGAAGAAGAAAAAATATTCTTTACCCAGAATTTGGGAGTGATGTTAAAGAGCGGCCTCTCCGCTTCGCGCGCCCTGCGGACCTTGACCCTGCAGTCATCCAACCCCAAGTTCCAACGCGCTCTGGCTGTGATTACGCGCTCCGTGGAAAAAGGCCAGCCCATCGCGACTGCCATGGAAGCGTACACCAGCATATTTCCCCCGATATTCGTAAACATGATACGCGCCGGGGAGAAATCCGGCCAGCTGGAGCGCGTATTGAAAGAGCTCACCAACCAGCTCAAGCGCTCGCACGAATTGCGCGCCAAAGTAAAAGGCGCCATGATGTACCCGGTGGTGGTGATGGTGGCAATGATCCTGATCGGCGCGGGCATGCTGGTGTTCGTGATTCCAAAACTGCTCGGCATCTTTAAGGAGGTGAATGCGGAACTGCCCTTGCCCACCCAAATCCTGATTACCGTAAGCACTGCGCTGAATGAGCACATCCTCATTTACGGGCCCGCGTTTGTCCTCTCGGTTGGGGCGTTGATATACGCGACCCGGAAAGGGCCGGGCCAGCGCATATGGCACTCAATGATTTTGCGCATGCCCGTGATTTCAAAAATCGCGGTCAAAATCAATCTCGCCAAAATCGCGCGCACCCTGGGGTCT containing:
- a CDS encoding type II secretion system F family protein; the encoded protein is MEEQTTTENAPLKTGAHKKIEQNSGTSTGAFEALEQKILNPQGINAKFDKWTDFARAVKEEEKIFFTQNLGVMLKSGLSASRALRTLTLQSSNPKFQRALAVITRSVEKGQPIATAMEAYTSIFPPIFVNMIRAGEKSGQLERVLKELTNQLKRSHELRAKVKGAMMYPVVVMVAMILIGAGMLVFVIPKLLGIFKEVNAELPLPTQILITVSTALNEHILIYGPAFVLSVGALIYATRKGPGQRIWHSMILRMPVISKIAVKINLAKIARTLGSLMATDMPVVDSLKLTGGVVSNIHYRLSLAAVAGEVEKGKTISSELGNFSKLYPPVAQQMIQVGEETGEIGNILIQLAEFYEEDVKQTMESLPTIIEPIMILILGGAVGGMAIAVIMPMFSLANAV